Genomic DNA from Perognathus longimembris pacificus isolate PPM17 chromosome 6, ASM2315922v1, whole genome shotgun sequence:
TTTTGCCTTGGTGGCCTGGATGAGCCTGTATATGCTTCCTGCATAGCAGGGATGATAGGCACGAACCACctagccagtttttttttttaattagttgagCAGAGGGCTCATTTTCTGTGCTGCCATGGACTTAACCCTTGCCAGTTGCCATGTTCTTCCTAAGCCTCAACCTGTGCTTGCAGTGTGGCAAGGCCTTCAGCCTTCAGCTCCTTCATGCTAGGAGTTGCCCTACAGGTGCGGTGAGGGCAGCAAGTGCTTTCCTCTCTAGTACTTCCCTGTCAGCCACTGGCCACACCCACAACTGGTGAGAGGCTTCCAGTGACAGGAAGCGTGTCAGCCAGAGTTTGCATCTGATCTTTCCAGTAGAGAAGGCTCAAGGGTGGGCACCCTTCCATTGTAGTTTCTGCTACAAGGGCTCTGCGAATCCTAAAGTGGCTGAGTGCGTGTCAAGAGCTTCCTCCAGAAGAAAACTATCATCATTGCACTGGAAGCAGCATAGGCTAGAGGAACAATGTGCAGGAAGAGAGGATGCAGCAATAGGGgagcaggaaagaagggagatCATCCCAGGGCCTGGCCAGCCATCTTTTGCCCAATCCCTAACTTCGGAACTGGACTTCCTGCAGTGAAGGTATCCCCATAGTCTGCTGGCTTTACCTTCTAGCGTGTAGGGCCGCCCCACTGTTTTCTTGTGCACCACCAATTTCCTGCCGTGATTTGCTTTATACTGGAAGACGGCTGTTATCAGACTTATGGTTGATGGAAGCCAGCATTTCTCCGTCTATATGAATTATTTGGATCATGTCTAGTTTTCTGTGCTATCTCAGACTGggtttaaagctttttttttgtttacaaaaACTTTTACCTTGCCTTTCAAATACACCGACAAGAGTACCAGTTTCTGGGAAAAGGCCCTTTCCTCTCATAAAACTCCTTACTGCTCAATGTCAGGATATTAGAGTCATGGTGCCACCATGTGGTTATACAAGGAAACTGCATCTTCCATAGTGTTGAAATGTAGCAATATTATGCTTAGGAAGTCACTGTCAAATTTTTAAACTGAATCTTATCCACAGAATTCCTGATTCACTTGTCTAGAGTAGTGTCTGAAAATGTGCGTTTCCAGACCCTCTGGGGTGATAGGTTGCGGCTGGTCAGGCATCACAGTTCAATAGTTTCAAGTTCCCAGTTCCACCATCACCACAGGGTATTTCACGCTAGATAAAAAGTGTTGGAGTGTGTGTGTAGATCAGAGTGCTCAGGCTGTTACAACTCTGTGGCCACCAGGGGGCAACCTCTCAAATTGTCTCTCCTTCCTGAGAAAGTTTAGGAAACCGGGAGAATAAGAAGAGGAGAGGGCCATCTGTCCACCCACAAGCCCAGGGCAAGTTTCTTTGCTCatgtgccttttatttatttatttatttattttttggccagtcctggggcttggactcagggcctgagcactgtccctggcttcttcccgctcaaggctagcactctgccacttgagccacagcgccacttctggccattttctgtatatgtggtgctggggaattgaacccagggcctcatgaatacgaggcaggcactctagccactaggccatatccccagccctatttattttgCCTATTGATGGACCTAACCTTTACTCCAAAATACATAAATGCACAGAAAATAAGGATGAAGGATActggacaaaggaaaaaaaaacagactagCTAAAATGAGGTGGAGCCAGTAACTAGGTGAGCATTTCAAAACTATATGGTAAGGAGTTGCCTATTTCCTGTACATAAGAACAAGTTCCTTGGTTGTCAGGCAAAGAGGAAAAAGTGattagttttgttttcatgtaATATAGACATTTTACATCTATGTATTCacacaagacaaacaaaaacattccaaaatgcaaacacAAATGTGTGTAGCACTTTAAATAGACAACCCCAAATTGGAAACACTCTAAATATTCATTAGCAGGTGGATGGGTGGCTTGTGGTATTCCTAGGCCTCTCCTTCTGGTGATACTGGGATTTTGAACTTAATGCCGCAGCCTGctgggcaaatgttctaccatttgagctacaactccattccTAGAAGGTTTTTCTTTTGGCATAGCTATACAATAAGGGTATCTCTTAGAAAGTAAAAAGCGCATCGATGAATCTTAATTATGTTGAATAAAAGAAGTCAGATTCCAAGACATATTTTTAATTGTGTTGTTTATATAAAATTCTAGAGAAAGCAAATTAAGTGATGGCAAGCAGATTGAAGGGTGCCTGAGAATGAGGAATGAAGGGAGATGTGGAAGGGAGCTTTTACAATGGGACATGAGGAAAGCTTTGAGTGGGTCAGAAATGTTTTCATAGTTATGCTGATGGTTTCATGGTGCACACGTGTCTACATATATGCAATTTCtgtctgcatatatatatttccataaaatggagaggaaaagtTGTTGTTTATATGATAGGAAAAATACAGTTATTTCTACGATGGAGATgttgattacatttttttctctcaagaagTTCCATAACGTTGCTTCTTCTTGTACTCTCCCTACTGGAGAATAATGGAAGAATGCCAAATTGCCTTGTTAGTGAGCAGAAGTCTATGAAGAATGAGTAAGTAGAGATAATTAAGAGTtagaaaacaatatattttaaatgttcaatgcTGTGCTGGTTTGCTTTAGCGTGGGAATaaattttcttgcttttatttttcctcctcttcttttctttcctatgtattccaggctggcttcaaatcccgcAACTGTCTTGTCTTAGTCTCTTGAAGGCTGGTATTCCAGGCATATGACAATATATTTAACTTTAAGATTTTCAGTGGTTAGAGGCAAAGTGTTTTGAGTAGCTTTTAGACAGTGCTTTCCACATTCTGTTCATCTCTACTAAGGAGCAATAGTGTTGAGATTTAAATTCATTGATAAAATGAATGTGGAGAAGGCCATGCTGCCCCTGAGGGAAGTTAATGAGTAACCacctaaatttttattattaattaattaattgattgatttttgtgctggtcctggggcttgaactcagagactggatgttgtccctgcctgagctttttctcccacaaggctagcactatatcacttgagccacagatccatttctggctttttttggctacataattggagataaaagtcttatggatctTTCTGGGGGATTGacttttgaacagtgattctcagatctcagtctcctgcacagctaagattacaggcgtgaaccatttGCACCCAGAAGGAATAACCATCTTTATGTTTCttcactttagttttttttcccatcctggggcttgaacgcagggcctgagcactgtccctgagctgcttttgctcaaggctcgcactctaccacttgagccacagcgccacttctggctttttctgtttatgtggtgctgaggaatcaaacccagtgcttcatgcatgctaggcaagctctctaccactaagccacattcccagccactttaatattttgaggccaggatatttccttcctttactttgtTCTCTGAGTTTCCTAGAAATCATTGTGCTCTCTCCAACCAAGTAGAAAGGGTTGTCTGGGCAAATAAAAACTGCACCTGATATTTACTTGGTTTTCCCTGCAGTAGCAAGCCAAGCAATGGACTCACAAAAAATACTGAATAAATGGTGGTAAAATGAAATGAAGTGTCAGGCTTAATAAACAATTTATAGATCATATTTTAGTCAATTAATGAATATGCATTTTAATATCTCTTATGACatcttttttgaaaaagaatCATGAACCCCTTTAGCTTATTTCACGTATTTGTTTACCCCTTGAATGTTACTGCTATTTTACTTTGAGATCCTGGTTGTTTTGGCTTACCTCTGCTTGTTGGCAGTTTCCCATAGCTTTGTTTTTGTGGCAGTATCTTCCTCTACCTTCCTTCGGGTCTCTTGCCTCCCAAATGCCCATGGCATTCTGTGAACTTCCTTCTTTGCCCTCAGCAAAGGCACACCGTGTGAACTAGACATTATCTTCTGTGCTAATCTGATTCATTAATGAAAACATATACTGAGACATCTTTTTGCCCATGTAATAAACCTCATGAGTTTTGTGAGTTAATGAAGCatcacaaagaacaaaaaaatgaaaggactCTATTGTTATCCCTATTTTTTGGATAAGGAGATTAAGACTCAGAGATTACACCATCTGCCTGTGATGATACAATTAGTTTGCAAGAATTAGTTTGAATGTAAGTCTGATACCAAAGTCTATTCTCATAACCTCTGTCACACTGATTTCCATAAGAACTTACCTTCATCGAAAGGTTTCGGATCCTACCTCATttctaaagatatatatatatatatatatattttttttttttgccatgataGAACTTTGTTAGGTATAATTAAACGTGCTACCCCATCAATCAGGAGTGCTACCCAGGAAATGAACACTTTTCCTGAGGATCCaagcctcctctctctctgatCCTTGGGGACTGAAAGCGAGTTCGGTGAGACAGTCGCCacaccggggggtgggggggggcgggggtcgtACTGTTACCACATCAGATCTCTGCAGGCCCCATTTTCCGGATGGTTCTCTTGAGGGCAGCCTTGACGTCGGCGTTGCGCAGGCTGTAGATGATGGGGTTGAGGATGGGCGTGACCACCGCGTAGAAGAGGGACAGCAAGGGGTCAGTGGCTGGGTCGTAGCTGGCCTTAGGACGGATGTAGATGAAGATGGCGGTGCCGTAGAAGAGGGAGACGACGATCAGgtgggaggagcaggtggagaaggccttgcGGCGGCCCGCGGCCGATGGGATCCGAAAGATGGTGGCCAGGATCCTCCCGTAGGAGCTCAGGATGAGGCCAAAGGGGCAGAGGATGATGAGGGCGGCGGCCAGGATGATCTGCAGCTCGTTCAGCGTCGTGTCCCCGCACACCAGCTGCAGCACGGGCTGGATCTCACAGAAGAAGTGAGGGATGGCGTTGGGGccgcagaagggcagggagaaGATGAAGGTGGTGTGGCCCAGGCCCACCATGGCCCCGCAGGCCCAGGCGGCCGCGGCCAGCCGCAGGCACACGGGGCGGCTCAGCAGCAGCGGGTAGCGCAGGGGCGCGCAGATGGCCGCGTAGCGGTCGTAGGCCATGGCGGCGAGCAGGCAGCATTCGGTGGCGccgaagaagagaaagaagaacatCTGGAGCGCGCAGCCCGCGCGCGGGATGCGCCGCTGCCCCGTGAGCAGGTGCCGCAGCAGCAGCGGGACGGTGACGGAGGTGTAGCCCACCTCCAGGGCCGAGAGGATCcgcaggaagaagtacatgggagcCTGGAGGGCGGCGTCGGTGGAGACCAGCAGGACGATGAGGAGGTTGCCGGCCACCGTGAGCAGGTAGACGGCGAGGAAGAGCGAGAAGAGCAAGCCCTGCAGGTGGACCAGGCGGGAGAAGCCCACCAGGATGAACTCCGTCACCGTGGAGGCGTTGGCGCTCATCTTACGCCCATCCCCTTTGGCCTGGAGGACAAGGAGGTGCGAGGAAGGGTCGCCACCGGGGCTGGTGCAGTGGCTCCGATCAAAGCATTGGGACTTCCTTCGTGGAGACCATCAGGGGCCTGGCACACAGGCAGCTCGGCCTGGAGACTCCTGGGTCTCCAGCTCACGCGTTGGATCTTTCTTCCATGTGCCTGCTTCTCAGGACGCATTGCATCCTTTGCAGTGCTCCGTGGAGGGAGAGATGGATCATTCCAGCCCCTCCTTCatgcctttctccctttcccgTCCTTGCCACCCGACCAAGGACTGAATGTGTCCTCCCAGCGGAGTTTTTCTGCTTCAAGCCATCATCGGGTCCGTGTGGAGGGCATGAGAGACCCTGCTGCAAATcaagatttccttttctgttcttgtcCCTGTCAATCTtgaactcccccccccctccttttttttctttttctttttctgatgttaTTTTCCTCTCTGGTATCTTTTGTGACTCAGTGTTTACCTCtggctttgtctttcttccttttggctTTTACTTCAATTACCAGTCTCTCTTCATTTTATATCATGTTGCTGCCAGATGAGAATTTTACAATTTTCATTTGTTGGGAAAATATTTAATAGATGGTCTCTTTCATTCTCTTGTCGGTGGCTAAGCAGTTCAATTATTCAGAGGAGTGAGATTCTTAAAAAGAAATGCTCTGGGAGAGGACACGACCCTTCCTCAATTGTTTGCTTTTGCATCTTACAGTTTCAGAAACGTCATCCCTTTGTATCATAATGTAtactcaaaccccagaactacacACCTAAACTCCACCAATCTCACCCACGGACATACTGCATTTACACATCTAAGCACAGGAGAGTAACAACATCCTTGGATGTTAAGTTCATCTATAACCAAACATGAATCACGTTTTCTGTATACGCAAACATCATAGCAAATAACAATGGATGTCAAAACATAGTcagcacaaaaatataaacaCCAAAAGACAGGATTAAGTAGACACACAAATCCAAATTCTGTGCAAAGATACAACCATACATCAGAAATGTAAGCCAACACATGTATACTTTTTCAGTTGAGAGTCGTTGGTTCGTTCCACCTTGggttttctttcagtgttttctgGGATGTGAAGTGAACAGTACTTGTTTTATTTGGAGAGAGAACTCCTGATAAAGCATTTGATGACTcgcttattttctcttctttctacatAAGGGATCCCTCATGAGAAGAGTAGATTTGGCGTCTCTTCAAGTCTCTGAGGACCTGAATCTCCAAGCCTATTTGACTTTCCAATAGGGAGAACTTTTCACAGATCTAATTAATCTGTTATTTTGGGGTCTGTTCCCTCGATCATAAGAATTTTAGGATGAACTATCAAGAACATTTATTTCATCTATTGGTTTCTCTTAGCTCTCTCTTAATATCTCTGGTcaactatattttttctttcttatgatttttttctatcactGTATACATTCTAGTATGTCTACACAATGTAACAATTCATTTTACCTACCTTAATGATATACTCAATAATCaatttaccttttttatttttttcttggtcctagggcttgaactctgcatctAGGCACTGTcattgaccttttgtgctcaaggctagcactctgccacttgagctatagctctacagattccagctttttatggttaactggagaaaagagtctcatgggctttcctgcctgggatggctttgaaccatgatcttcagatctcagcctcctgagaagctaggattacaggtgtgagccattgccaCCTGGCGATCAATTTACTTTCTTGCCATTCAGAGAGCCTCTTCTGTATTTTAGTCATTCTACAGAGAATtaagaatatgagagaaacacttTTGACCTAGTgagtttaaaataatattttcttgggAAATTGTtcctaatttttcttattttgacttAAAATTTTGTTATAGAAGGGTTTTATTTACACTCTCAGCATTGaatttatttgatttatattttgtCTGTGTTCTTacttattttcataaaatggaaaattaagCATGTTAGACAGGAGTTTTCAATACATGTAACAATTATTACAGTGACAAGCTCCAAACTCAGACTGGTTTGAACAATCATTTCATTTATTGGTTCATGTACGTTGAAGTTCATGTGTTAACTATATAAGATCTCCCATAGTTTCCTATGAGTTCCTTTGTCTCTGTCCCTTTTATTAGGTTTGGCTGAAAGTAATGAGAATGCCTGTAGCTCAAAAAGGATGCAAATTTATCATTTCACCATGTGAACTTCTGGAGCTTAGGCATCTATGGCTGCTATGATCCAAGAAATCCGCAGGAGTCTTGCTCCCTATTTACTTATCAGTTCTTGTTCCTGCAGTGTGGTCTTCTTGTGGCTTAAGATAGGGGGGCATCTCTTCTATAGAGAACATGTTCTGTTCTATAGAGAACATACTCTGTATCATTATATGTTCAGGTAAAGGTGCTACTAGTGTAAGTTatacagcattttcttttttctttagttccaGGGATTAAACCTAGGGTCTTGAACATTCcaggctttaccactgagctacatccccaggtCAGCTATATAGTATTCTTGTCAAATATATCTAACTTGATATAAACTGAGTATAACTATAAGGAAACAATCACAAGCCAAGTTGATGGTCTATTTTAAAGTGAACTAACTGATACAGGTTCTTCAAAAAGATTActctcaaagacaaaaacaaaggtaGGTAAAGATAAATTTTACACATCAATGGATGTGTTAACTTGAaaaacttttgtacaactattgggagataataaaatgaaataaaataataaaatcatgcaTGTAGATCTCATAACAAAGCAAACTTTTATACCTTTACAATTCAGAATCTGAGCaaaacaatttaatttttctgttttccgAATGAAATCACAAGCAACCGTTTGTGTCTGTGATGCCTTCAGCAGTCGTGCTCAGGCTTGGACATGCGTTCACCTTTGGGATTCCAAGTGGAGGTAGTGGAGCCAGGGGAGGGAACCTGCTTGATTAGGAATTATGTATGGGAGGAAAAGACatacaaagaggggctgggaatatggcctagaggcaagagtgcttgcctcatatatatgaagccctgagttcgattccccagcaccacatatgtagaaaatggccagcagtggcactgtggctcaagtggcagagtgctagccttgagcaaaaggaagccagggacagtgctcaggccctgaatccaagcccaggactggcaaaaaaaaaaaaaaaaaaaaaaaagacaaagaaagaatctatctgtcatctatctttaATGCAAGAAGAAATTTGATGGTATCATATTTAtgcccacacacatatatacatatattgtgaaTCTATTTTGATGAAAAGACATAAGCAAATGTGACTGAATCAAATTAAAAGAGCTTCAGTAGAGTAAAAGAAACAAttaatagccaggcaccagtggctcatgcttgttggtggtttgaagacaacctgggcaggaaattccgggagacttatttccaataaactactcaaagctggaagtggtgttgtggctcaaatggtagagcccttgccttgagcacaaagaggctcagggacagttctcaggccctgagttcaagccccaggacttgcaaaaaaaaaaagaattaattcatACAGTGAATATATAATAACAACTGAGGGAAAATACTTGTAAAGTCCACACATGATGAGAAGTtaatacacaaaatataaaaggaaCTGAAATTAAtagcaagaaaataaatataatagaaataaatataagaaaataaattagtaGCAAGGAAAAGGGACAAGGAACTTGAACACACACCAGATCCAGGGACAAGGAGTAAGGTGAGTTTGGAGAGATATTGGTAGGAGGATATAAAAGTTTGGTTAGACAGGAGACTTGAGCTCTATTGAAGAACTGGTTGACCATCATTGATAACAATGTATTATGTGTTTGAAAATTGTTATGAGTGGATTTTAAGCATTCTCCAAAAATGACATACAGGGTAGTGGCAGGGAGAATCCTGTGACGTAACATATATCTTTATTAGCTTGATCTACTCATTCCACACTGTGCACATATACCAAACATTACGTTATGCACTACAAACACCCACGACTTTTTATTTGCCAGTGAAATAATTGCCCAAGATAGTTAAAAATAACCATCATTTCCATAACTTCTGTTTTCAAAACACATGTCGTTTTATGCAACCTTTAATCATATGCTGtaattgaagaaataaatgacCTAAGAGGAGGTGAAAATATAGCTGGGAGGTATTCATCATGGGATATAGATAGTAGACCTACATTATTCCCAGTAAttgtgttttttctgtttatgtgatgctgaggaatggaacccagggctttctgcatgctaggcaagcactctgccgctaagccatattcccagccccaataattgtatttttggttttttttttttgttttgttggtctgtTGGTTAGGAGTGGGACTGAGTGAAGGCCTGAGTTTGATAGATGACACTGAAATGCTTTGAATATACTTCTTCAGGTGATAACAGGAAAATAGATGAGCCCATTTATTTTGTGGAAGATTCAAAGAAGCAATTAGAGATAAAGTTAGGAGATAgtgggacgtgtgtgtgtgtgtgtgtgtgtgtgtgtgtgtgtgtgtgtgttgagacacCACATAGTGGTTTGAATCTACTTTGTGACTGTGCCATTATGCCAGTTTCCTTCTTAAAACAGGCTCCACCCTGGCCAGCTTTGGTGATCCAGATGAAGCACTCCCATGGAAAGCTACACCTATGGAAGCAGGTGCCTGAGGTCCTGAGAGGGCATGGAGGCTGTAGATGGGGGAAATAAGCATGGAGAGCAGGCTTATGCGAGGACCACTACTGGTGGTGTAGGATTTCGATGTCGCAGCATCACAGTTGCCTTTGGTGGAGCATTATGTATTGTGGAGGGATATCCTTGGGCCTTTCCTCATTCTTCCTATGCTATAACATAGAGCTGGAATTGGGGGATGAGATGTTAGATGAAGAAGAGAGCATTTGTTTTCTGGGGGAATGGAAAGGACGGCCTTCATAGGCTCTTTGTTTCTGTTCCCTTTTTGGTCAAGCCAACTGTTCAGGAACCTTCAAAAAATAGAGGCAACTGTCTTAGGGTGCAGCTGTGTCTTGCTCACTTAAGACTGTTTTACGGTAAAGCCATAATTGGTTCTCAAGGGCCTCTTCCTTCTTGGGAACTGTCAGGCGTTCCTTGAAATAAAAGGAAGGACTTAGAATGAAATGATAGAATAGTTTGAGAGCTAGAAAAAAGGGGAGGTTGGAGGCTGGAGGACAGAATGGCTCAGGACCAGAGGGTGGGAGGGGTAGTATTTCTAGTTAATATCCTGTATTATTTCAGATTGAATCTCAAGAAGGACAGAGAAGAAGGTAGGAAATTCCACCATTCCGAACTTGCAGCAAATCTTAACACATTAGAGAACAGGGCTGCGATGTTAGGTATGCGGGATTCTTTTGTATAAATAGTAACAGCATTGTTCATAGAGCCTTACAAAAGAACTAAAACTTTACAGCCATTCCTTCTCTGACTACTGAGTAACAGATTTCAGTAGATGTAGAGACTCCAAATGTCTCTTTtaaagaaagactttttttttccttaaaaaaaattatagcatttctatttccttcaacTTGGGCATTTAAAAGATACTTTCCAATCATCCTTGCTGTAGACTGGattatctcctttcctttctctttcttagagatgggggtgggggaaatagATAATCATGTTCTCTAAGTCTTAGTTGTATGTGATGGATACTCTCAGGACTGGTGATTATGTCTTTGATGttggggaatgaacccagggccttgtgcatggtgGGCAAACTCACTAACCACTGAGCTAGACCCCTAAGTAGAAGGAAGTCATTCTGACATcagcttttaattaaaaaaattttttttttttgcctttccaggggcttgaagtcagggcctgagcactgtccctggcttccttttgctcaaagctagcactctaccacttgagccacagcaccacttctggatttttctgtgtatgtggtgctgag
This window encodes:
- the LOC125352194 gene encoding olfactory receptor 10C1, which translates into the protein MSANASTVTEFILVGFSRLVHLQGLLFSLFLAVYLLTVAGNLLIVLLVSTDAALQAPMYFFLRILSALEVGYTSVTVPLLLRHLLTGQRRIPRAGCALQMFFFLFFGATECCLLAAMAYDRYAAICAPLRYPLLLSRPVCLRLAAAAWACGAMVGLGHTTFIFSLPFCGPNAIPHFFCEIQPVLQLVCGDTTLNELQIILAAALIILCPFGLILSSYGRILATIFRIPSAAGRRKAFSTCSSHLIVVSLFYGTAIFIYIRPKASYDPATDPLLSLFYAVVTPILNPIIYSLRNADVKAALKRTIRKMGPAEI